One Campylobacter massiliensis DNA window includes the following coding sequences:
- a CDS encoding phage major capsid protein yields MNENILKDARNFSVNLGKDAAFDDEAKTISFIALSKNNLHKRVSFWGDEYYLSVDTSRVKFNAKTLYLDHDPTFANAIGAIIETKFENGDFKAKVKFSDEVASSKEAYAKYKAGLSDSVSVGFGNYKVKEMDKIEGVEHYQIYEGEITELSAVWQGADPNAKISKFNQPKGEKMPMNEQTAPQDGATKLAATPSADELAKLNEQVRSSEETRANIIELARILGREKEALAAISAGKSYAEFSREMAELNAKSEIKTVNIISKRDNSACFSLANVIKSAVDRNVDLSREMEHPGKEIGRFALPDEFIANFADGVTSTTTAADAVNREYRGDLLIEQLKQDSKLLNFCTWLPNLSANLTIPRDTSSITADFVEEGKRRAAENLTFDSIALSPHTLNANIVITRTMLNMSAFELESFAFKKLKDAIRKKIEQTLLYGNGVVKGLFATSGVPTVAGYMTAPTLELTLAFGDKLDAAGLDTEHSKFFINGTDISKLRSTKRGNSTERMLIDVGDNDLQGYAYYKNNNLKAGDVIFGNFEDIWIGAFGALEILPLMQEGGNVLLQAFYDIDAKLAREKSFAISKTSS; encoded by the coding sequence GTGAATGAGAATATTTTAAAAGACGCACGCAATTTTAGCGTAAATTTGGGCAAAGACGCAGCGTTTGACGATGAAGCAAAAACCATTAGCTTTATCGCGCTCTCAAAAAACAATCTGCATAAAAGAGTTAGCTTTTGGGGCGACGAATATTATCTGAGCGTAGATACTAGCAGGGTTAAATTTAACGCCAAAACGCTTTATTTAGACCATGACCCCACGTTTGCAAATGCGATCGGCGCGATAATCGAGACTAAATTTGAAAACGGAGACTTTAAAGCCAAGGTTAAATTTAGCGATGAGGTAGCCAGCTCAAAAGAAGCTTACGCTAAATATAAAGCCGGCCTTAGCGACAGCGTGAGCGTTGGATTTGGAAACTACAAGGTGAAAGAAATGGACAAAATAGAAGGAGTAGAGCATTACCAAATTTATGAGGGCGAGATAACGGAGCTCTCAGCCGTTTGGCAAGGAGCCGACCCTAATGCAAAAATATCAAAATTTAATCAACCAAAAGGAGAGAAAATGCCAATGAACGAACAAACAGCGCCGCAGGATGGCGCGACCAAACTAGCCGCAACGCCAAGTGCCGACGAGCTTGCTAAACTAAACGAGCAAGTAAGATCAAGCGAGGAGACTAGGGCAAACATTATCGAGTTAGCCCGCATCCTAGGACGCGAAAAAGAGGCGCTCGCCGCCATAAGCGCGGGGAAAAGTTATGCCGAATTTAGCAGGGAAATGGCAGAGCTGAACGCAAAAAGCGAGATAAAAACCGTAAATATAATCTCAAAAAGAGATAATAGCGCGTGCTTTAGCCTTGCAAACGTCATCAAATCAGCCGTAGATAGAAACGTCGATTTGTCGCGCGAAATGGAACACCCGGGCAAAGAGATCGGGCGTTTTGCATTGCCGGACGAGTTTATTGCAAATTTTGCCGACGGCGTGACCAGCACGACGACGGCAGCCGACGCGGTAAATAGAGAATATCGCGGCGATTTGCTCATCGAGCAACTAAAGCAAGACAGCAAACTACTAAATTTTTGCACGTGGCTACCGAATTTAAGCGCAAATTTGACTATCCCGCGCGATACGTCTAGCATTACCGCCGACTTCGTCGAGGAGGGCAAAAGACGCGCCGCCGAAAATCTAACCTTTGATAGCATCGCTTTAAGCCCGCATACACTAAACGCAAATATCGTCATCACTAGAACGATGCTAAATATGAGCGCATTCGAGCTTGAAAGCTTTGCGTTTAAAAAGCTAAAAGACGCGATCCGCAAAAAGATAGAGCAAACACTGCTTTACGGCAACGGAGTCGTAAAAGGGCTATTTGCCACAAGCGGAGTGCCGACCGTCGCAGGATATATGACTGCGCCTACTTTGGAGCTTACTTTGGCCTTTGGGGACAAGCTAGACGCGGCGGGGCTTGATACGGAGCACTCGAAGTTTTTTATCAACGGAACGGACATCAGCAAGCTAAGAAGCACCAAGCGAGGCAACAGCACCGAGCGGATGTTAATCGACGTTGGAGATAACGACCTTCAAGGATACGCCTACTACAAAAACAACAACCTAAAAGCGGGCGACGTGATCTTTGGAAATTTTGAGGACATTTGGATCGGAGCATTCGGCGCGCTCGAAATTTTGCCGCTAATGCAAGAGGGCGGAAACGTCTTGCTTCAGGCATTTTACGACATCGACGCTAAACTAGCGCGCGAGAAGAGCTTTGCAATCTCAAAAACGTCATCTTAA
- a CDS encoding helix-turn-helix domain-containing protein: MDKKSFDDILKKLNLTRQQFCEITGLAYSSVSNWNDKSKPVPSWVDSWLENYEKGKTLDELLNLIEKYRK; encoded by the coding sequence ATGGACAAAAAGAGTTTTGACGATATATTAAAAAAGTTAAATTTGACTAGACAGCAGTTTTGCGAAATAACTGGGCTTGCATATAGCTCAGTGAGTAATTGGAATGATAAAAGCAAGCCCGTCCCTTCTTGGGTCGATAGCTGGCTGGAAAATTACGAAAAAGGCAAAACCCTCGACGAGCTTTTAAACCTCATCGAAAAATACAGAAAATAA
- a CDS encoding DUF4376 domain-containing protein, with product MQYKEIKNKTIYYEDGDKLKALSTNPQTNQPFVSDDEAWFFAEITSELNPSILNESGSFEASIEGRKGHLKGVLAAKFNEVVSKSKVYVQDIGEVDAGVQYLINVMTLIDLCGKSGTIAFRMFDNTSKNLDLAQLKAVKTAIQTKGINLYSKKWQLEKMIEDAKDETELNAVSIDFGE from the coding sequence ATGCAATATAAAGAGATAAAAAATAAAACCATATATTATGAAGACGGAGATAAACTAAAAGCGCTTAGCACAAACCCGCAAACCAATCAACCTTTTGTCAGCGACGATGAGGCATGGTTTTTTGCCGAGATCACAAGCGAGCTCAATCCGTCGATTTTAAACGAGTCCGGTAGTTTTGAGGCAAGCATCGAAGGTCGCAAGGGGCACCTAAAAGGAGTTTTAGCGGCTAAATTTAACGAAGTGGTGTCTAAAAGTAAAGTTTATGTGCAAGACATAGGCGAAGTCGATGCCGGCGTGCAATATCTCATAAACGTAATGACGCTGATCGATCTGTGCGGGAAAAGCGGAACGATAGCTTTTAGGATGTTTGACAATACGAGTAAAAATTTAGACCTAGCGCAACTAAAGGCCGTTAAAACGGCGATACAAACCAAAGGCATAAATTTATACTCCAAAAAATGGCAGCTTGAAAAAATGATCGAGGATGCCAAAGACGAAACCGAGCTAAATGCCGTAAGTATAGATTTTGGAGAGTAG
- a CDS encoding phage portal protein, which produces MKFFNLFSKKQPKGKSGFFKPKAKVQMFRYPSIEAPEINQGELSRLVRNIEPDRANKILRHQARSISTAVSLASGFFDMIDSEVLGEQGFILDIATKNKDLNTKIQNAFWRWQEDCCIYGVYDFEDYEELTLNALYRDGEAFIRLVRGETLKMELISAESIDSDYTDESKFIFYGIEKQSKFSLTPVRYFVKRDHNERIGIEAKDVIHIRKPMIAEQTRGNSKLATAIFDIHQKDKFKKAELNRARLASEMTGFYTQKDEGGIGGIAPEFDEETGELTNESAKIDLPENVETGTMRYLDAGIEPKFIDPHNPTNIEFFLKSTNQEVARSLGISYATLTGDLREVNYSSIRQGTTSERRGFKRVQNFLRRKMHNAIFKEWLKIELLMNRISPKEYGEILDHFSFKPQGWEYIDPNKEVSANAKAIECGFKTRIEVLREKGIEYDTYLDELEKEKQIVQKLQEIEKIRKGNSGRE; this is translated from the coding sequence ATGAAATTTTTTAACCTTTTTTCTAAAAAGCAACCCAAAGGCAAGAGCGGATTTTTTAAGCCCAAGGCTAAGGTGCAGATGTTTAGATACCCTAGCATCGAAGCCCCCGAGATCAACCAAGGCGAGCTTAGCCGGCTAGTTAGAAATATCGAACCTGATCGCGCTAATAAAATTTTACGCCATCAAGCGCGCAGTATAAGCACTGCCGTAAGTCTTGCTAGCGGTTTTTTCGACATGATAGATAGCGAGGTTTTGGGCGAGCAGGGATTTATCCTCGACATCGCAACCAAAAATAAAGATCTAAACACCAAAATTCAAAACGCGTTTTGGAGATGGCAGGAGGATTGCTGCATTTACGGCGTTTATGATTTTGAGGACTACGAAGAGCTAACGCTAAACGCGCTTTACAGAGACGGCGAGGCGTTTATTAGGCTCGTGCGGGGCGAAACGCTCAAAATGGAGCTAATAAGCGCCGAGAGTATCGACAGCGACTACACCGACGAGAGTAAATTTATATTTTACGGCATAGAAAAACAGAGCAAATTTAGCCTTACGCCGGTGAGGTATTTCGTAAAAAGAGACCATAACGAGCGCATCGGCATCGAAGCAAAAGACGTAATCCACATAAGAAAACCAATGATTGCCGAGCAAACGCGCGGTAACTCAAAGCTAGCCACGGCGATTTTTGACATACACCAAAAAGACAAATTTAAAAAAGCCGAGCTAAACCGAGCGCGCCTTGCTAGCGAGATGACGGGATTCTACACGCAAAAAGACGAGGGCGGTATAGGCGGGATCGCTCCGGAGTTTGACGAAGAAACGGGCGAGCTAACGAATGAGAGCGCCAAAATCGACCTGCCCGAAAACGTGGAAACTGGCACGATGAGGTATTTGGACGCGGGCATCGAGCCTAAATTTATCGATCCGCACAATCCGACCAATATCGAGTTTTTTCTAAAAAGCACCAACCAAGAAGTGGCGCGATCGCTTGGCATCAGCTACGCCACGCTTACGGGCGATTTGCGCGAGGTAAATTATAGCTCGATCCGTCAAGGCACGACGAGCGAGCGAAGGGGTTTTAAGCGCGTGCAAAATTTCCTCCGCCGCAAAATGCACAACGCCATTTTTAAAGAGTGGCTAAAAATAGAGCTTTTGATGAACAGAATATCGCCCAAAGAATACGGCGAAATTTTAGATCATTTTAGTTTTAAGCCCCAGGGCTGGGAATATATCGATCCAAATAAAGAAGTGAGCGCTAACGCTAAAGCGATCGAGTGCGGATTTAAAACGCGCATCGAGGTTTTGAGAGAAAAAGGGATCGAATACGACACATATCTCGACGAGCTGGAAAAAGAGAAGCAAATCGTGCAAAAACTGCAAGAAATAGAAAAAATCAGGAAAGGAAATAGCGGCCGTGAATGA
- a CDS encoding type II toxin-antitoxin system HicA family toxin, protein MSKKDKLLKELENNPTNVRFEILEKLLLDSGFELKSIKGSHHSFSNGKLLITLPYHKPMKIFYVKAVLKATKGE, encoded by the coding sequence ATGAGCAAAAAAGATAAATTATTAAAAGAGCTTGAAAATAATCCGACAAACGTAAGATTTGAGATACTAGAAAAACTTTTGCTAGATAGCGGATTTGAGTTAAAAAGCATCAAAGGATCCCATCATAGTTTTTCAAACGGCAAGCTGCTGATCACGCTACCGTATCACAAGCCTATGAAAATTTTCTACGTAAAAGCGGTTTTGAAAGCTACTAAAGGAGAGTAA
- a CDS encoding GPW/gp25 family protein, with product MYQINEFESIRRICKTSKLTKTLRPTFGLDRYIDKKMTLSELLALKRDLKSQILTFEPRVENLKIELTPRADNILDIRIGYTAKGEFEENEVRLSL from the coding sequence ATGTATCAAATAAACGAATTTGAAAGTATTAGGCGCATTTGCAAAACTTCAAAACTCACAAAAACCCTGCGCCCGACGTTTGGACTAGATAGATATATCGACAAAAAGATGACGCTAAGCGAGCTTTTGGCTCTAAAACGCGATTTAAAATCTCAAATTTTAACCTTTGAGCCACGCGTGGAAAATTTAAAAATCGAGCTAACGCCGCGAGCTGATAATATTTTGGATATCAGGATCGGCTATACGGCTAAGGGCGAATTTGAAGAAAACGAAGTGAGGTTAAGTTTATGA
- a CDS encoding phage tail protein, whose amino-acid sequence MIDLRTYDDTLFRVDEVMGEKMREWLKFDKRFFYEQDDFNRAFLAQTFDVEPSSQSLEETKELLNEPLKTYFFEGTFFTLQKALKSFYEDITLKQWQDYGGKPYHFKLKMTAGKENLSKEKFRKLDDLIENYKNVRSTLGGFEINLKIKADEIYKGAAVDGEFVRVVPEIITNVKTDVGVYYGVITHELETLEVGI is encoded by the coding sequence ATGATTGACCTAAGAACCTATGACGATACCTTGTTTCGAGTCGATGAGGTGATGGGCGAGAAAATGCGCGAATGGCTTAAATTCGACAAACGCTTTTTTTACGAGCAAGACGATTTTAATCGCGCTTTTTTGGCGCAGACTTTTGACGTCGAGCCATCGTCTCAGAGCCTAGAGGAAACAAAAGAGCTTTTAAACGAACCTTTAAAAACTTATTTTTTCGAAGGAACGTTTTTTACTCTTCAAAAAGCGCTAAAGTCGTTTTACGAAGATATAACGTTAAAACAGTGGCAAGACTACGGCGGCAAGCCTTACCATTTTAAGCTTAAGATGACGGCCGGCAAAGAAAACCTAAGCAAAGAAAAATTTAGAAAACTCGACGATTTGATAGAGAACTATAAAAACGTCCGATCCACCTTGGGTGGTTTTGAAATCAATTTAAAAATAAAAGCGGATGAAATTTATAAAGGTGCGGCGGTAGACGGCGAATTTGTCCGCGTCGTGCCCGAAATCATAACGAACGTAAAAACTGACGTAGGAGTGTATTATGGAGTCATCACGCACGAACTCGAGACTTTGGAGGTCGGAATATGA
- a CDS encoding Rha family transcriptional regulator, with amino-acid sequence MQTMIINNCEVELLAVRSKIFTTSLQIAEVFEKRHDNVLAKISELPSDEFTRLNFKVSEYVDSTGRKLPMYKITKDGFALLVMGFTGERAYKWKIEYIKAFNLMQEELLKRSRRKSESGQRAKIAAKNRKIALLKRQMAGKSYVSEPQKEKIINALNLVKQANAAMIDAIAEYVK; translated from the coding sequence ATGCAAACGATGATAATAAATAACTGCGAGGTGGAGCTTTTGGCCGTCAGGAGTAAAATTTTCACGACTTCGCTTCAGATAGCCGAGGTTTTCGAGAAAAGGCACGATAATGTTTTGGCTAAAATCAGCGAGCTTCCGTCTGATGAATTTACTCGCCTTAATTTTAAGGTGAGTGAGTATGTCGATAGCACGGGGCGCAAACTGCCGATGTATAAGATCACTAAAGACGGCTTTGCTTTGCTCGTAATGGGATTTACGGGCGAGAGGGCGTATAAGTGGAAAATCGAATACATCAAGGCCTTTAATCTTATGCAAGAGGAGCTTCTAAAGAGGTCGCGCCGCAAAAGCGAGAGCGGGCAAAGAGCGAAAATAGCGGCCAAAAACCGCAAAATCGCCCTGTTAAAGCGTCAAATGGCGGGTAAAAGCTATGTGAGCGAGCCGCAAAAAGAAAAGATAATAAACGCGCTAAATCTCGTCAAGCAAGCCAATGCCGCGATGATAGACGCGATAGCGGAATACGTGAAATAA
- a CDS encoding type II toxin-antitoxin system HicB family antitoxin codes for MKKDLDYYLNLPYKIELKKIPQSEGGGWGAFMPEFNGVAFFYGDGESKNEALDELDVAFRAALETLIESGAMIPEPISEEKRVRVNVNLPKSLLEAIDKVSSNRSKFLTDAANLKLAGL; via the coding sequence ATGAAAAAAGATCTAGATTATTACTTAAATTTACCGTATAAAATAGAGTTAAAAAAAATCCCACAAAGCGAAGGCGGGGGATGGGGCGCGTTTATGCCCGAATTTAACGGCGTAGCATTTTTTTACGGTGACGGAGAGAGTAAAAATGAAGCCCTGGATGAGCTTGACGTAGCATTTAGGGCTGCCTTAGAAACTTTGATCGAAAGCGGTGCGATGATCCCAGAACCGATAAGCGAGGAAAAGCGCGTGCGCGTAAACGTAAATTTGCCTAAATCGCTGCTTGAGGCGATCGACAAAGTAAGCTCAAATCGCTCTAAATTTCTAACCGATGCGGCGAATTTAAAGCTAGCAGGGCTTTAA
- a CDS encoding baseplate J/gp47 family protein, producing MKPLRVPQFIKPLDIEKERTSIVEEFKQKSGKLDYIPLVGDDYMTLIDIFLYRLNNFFELINVKVANNYLNFSTGEYLDELVALIGIKRNEEVRPIAELEISVNSATFLPKGSKFTDGKGHFAFLLEDANIADEATVKIEAGGYFKENYETTTLEIPNIYIKTIKMTKPFSGFKARENDDELRNRFLLALHRFSTAGSQKSYLFYILSIEGITKANVYHLSPGVVQIVYFSRYEKNIAESKITEALKDRVPLTDNVLMKEATQIKFDLVIEVRLKQDYMFAEVLKNADEKLREYFANIGIGFTPHFSQLIEIAFDENTRAVEIKTPIPNSNRDSLIILNSLQILKAD from the coding sequence ATGAAACCTTTAAGAGTGCCGCAGTTTATCAAGCCTCTAGACATTGAAAAAGAGCGAACTAGCATAGTCGAGGAGTTTAAACAAAAGAGCGGCAAACTAGACTATATCCCGCTAGTAGGCGATGATTATATGACGCTCATCGACATATTTTTATATCGGCTTAATAACTTTTTTGAGCTGATTAACGTCAAGGTGGCGAATAACTATTTAAATTTTAGCACTGGTGAATATCTTGATGAGCTAGTGGCGTTAATTGGCATAAAACGAAATGAGGAAGTAAGGCCGATCGCCGAACTTGAAATAAGTGTAAATTCGGCTACTTTTCTGCCCAAAGGTAGCAAATTTACTGACGGAAAGGGGCATTTTGCATTTTTGCTCGAGGATGCAAACATCGCAGACGAAGCAACGGTTAAGATTGAAGCGGGCGGGTATTTTAAGGAAAACTACGAAACGACGACACTAGAGATCCCGAATATCTACATCAAAACAATTAAAATGACAAAACCCTTTAGCGGTTTTAAAGCGCGAGAAAACGATGATGAGCTGAGAAATAGATTTTTACTTGCCTTACATCGTTTTAGCACCGCGGGAAGCCAAAAAAGCTATCTTTTTTACATATTAAGCATCGAGGGCATCACAAAGGCTAACGTTTATCATTTGAGCCCGGGCGTCGTGCAGATCGTGTATTTTTCGAGATATGAAAAAAATATCGCCGAGTCAAAAATCACTGAAGCGCTGAAAGATAGAGTGCCTCTCACCGACAACGTCCTGATGAAAGAAGCGACGCAGATCAAATTTGATCTCGTTATCGAAGTGCGACTAAAACAAGATTATATGTTTGCTGAGGTGCTTAAAAACGCCGACGAGAAGCTGAGAGAATATTTTGCGAATATAGGCATCGGATTTACTCCGCATTTTTCGCAACTCATCGAGATAGCGTTTGACGAAAATACTCGCGCCGTAGAAATCAAAACGCCGATCCCAAACTCAAACCGCGACAGTCTCATAATCCTAAACAGCTTACAAATTTTGAAGGCGGATTAA
- a CDS encoding phage baseplate assembly protein V has translation MQFIGTICEVSENKSLVRVEYLGTKTKLIPYVQSANSFKRAFSPPRVGEQAIVHQLRDGGFKYAVGAIFSQGCREPEGSSQTKEITQYEDGTIISYDTSSSTLEILSPKLINIVANRIAIKANVNIVGNLDVQGNIHATGTIIDDGGNTPHHSH, from the coding sequence ATGCAATTTATCGGCACGATCTGTGAAGTGAGCGAAAATAAAAGCTTGGTAAGAGTCGAATACCTAGGCACAAAAACAAAGCTCATCCCCTACGTTCAAAGCGCAAACTCATTCAAACGCGCGTTTTCGCCACCGAGAGTCGGAGAGCAGGCGATCGTCCATCAACTAAGAGACGGCGGATTCAAATATGCCGTGGGCGCGATCTTTAGCCAAGGATGCCGCGAACCCGAGGGAAGCTCACAAACTAAAGAGATAACGCAATATGAAGACGGCACGATAATCAGCTATGACACGTCAAGCTCTACTCTTGAAATTTTATCTCCAAAGTTAATCAACATCGTCGCAAATCGCATCGCGATAAAAGCTAACGTGAATATCGTCGGGAATTTAGATGTCCAGGGCAACATTCACGCCACCGGAACAATCATCGACGACGGCGGAAATACGCCGCATCACTCGCACTAA
- a CDS encoding tail protein X: MKYLAKDGDTLDMVCFKHYNSLNNSVYSQFLRANEHLLGKEKLSGGDVVNLPDIEVKAAVKVTYLWD; this comes from the coding sequence ATGAAATATCTAGCCAAAGACGGCGACACGCTGGACATGGTTTGTTTCAAGCACTACAATAGCCTAAACAACAGCGTTTATTCACAGTTTTTGAGAGCAAACGAGCATCTTTTGGGCAAAGAAAAACTATCGGGCGGCGACGTAGTAAATTTACCCGACATCGAAGTCAAAGCCGCAGTAAAGGTTACGTATCTATGGGATTAG
- a CDS encoding gag protein, with the protein MIKIHDNLKIKKTRYDFTISIDNASTFELLCEAYEMKKSDMIDLIIENFAKGNLKLKHHIQSIAEQKRALKAKCESELSLFTKSEDAC; encoded by the coding sequence ATGATAAAAATTCATGACAATCTAAAAATCAAAAAAACGCGATACGATTTTACGATCAGCATCGACAACGCATCTACTTTTGAGCTACTTTGCGAAGCTTATGAGATGAAAAAGAGTGACATGATAGATCTCATCATAGAGAATTTTGCCAAAGGCAACCTCAAACTAAAGCACCACATTCAAAGCATCGCCGAACAAAAACGCGCCCTAAAAGCAAAATGCGAAAGCGAACTATCGCTTTTTACAAAATCGGAAGATGCATGCTAA
- a CDS encoding phage tail protein — MSFKTLLTNKGAELIVLSKANKRPIKLTHLAVGDGEGEPSRDQTSLKNEKFRVGVSAILQDPKNANYLIVEAVIPPSEGGFYVKEAGIFTDENDLFAVASMPHTYKPNLDEGSAKELKIRFVIEVSSSEHITLTVNNDISSVSREFVVFELSKKADKIDTYTKTQCNEKFAGKYVETDKADKKDTYTKKEVDALIPQIPNQIDAYTKTKTNELLELKADKNKTYNKQEVDEMLAKKYDKSRVYNKNEIDEMLRGLGGGNSLNLTNDSAFLDALIFG; from the coding sequence ATGTCATTTAAAACGTTACTTACTAATAAAGGCGCCGAGCTTATCGTTTTGTCTAAAGCTAACAAGCGCCCTATCAAGCTTACTCATTTAGCCGTAGGAGACGGTGAAGGCGAGCCGAGCAGAGATCAAACGTCGTTAAAAAACGAGAAATTTCGCGTCGGCGTATCTGCGATCTTGCAAGATCCGAAAAATGCCAACTATCTGATAGTGGAAGCCGTTATACCGCCTAGCGAAGGTGGCTTTTACGTAAAAGAGGCTGGAATTTTTACGGATGAAAACGATCTTTTCGCCGTGGCCTCTATGCCTCATACGTATAAACCGAATTTAGACGAGGGGAGCGCCAAAGAGCTTAAAATTCGCTTCGTGATCGAGGTAAGCAGTAGCGAGCATATCACGCTTACGGTCAATAACGACATCTCAAGCGTGAGTCGCGAATTTGTGGTATTCGAGCTTAGCAAGAAAGCCGACAAGATAGACACTTACACCAAAACGCAGTGCAATGAAAAATTTGCGGGTAAATACGTAGAAACCGATAAAGCCGATAAGAAAGATACCTACACGAAAAAAGAAGTCGATGCTCTGATCCCCCAAATACCCAATCAGATCGACGCCTACACGAAAACAAAAACAAACGAGCTTTTAGAACTAAAAGCGGACAAAAATAAAACGTATAACAAGCAAGAAGTAGATGAGATGCTCGCCAAAAAATACGATAAAAGCAGAGTTTATAACAAAAACGAAATAGACGAGATGCTAAGAGGACTTGGCGGCGGAAATAGTTTAAATTTAACTAACGATAGCGCATTTTTAGACGCTTTGATTTTCGGATAA
- a CDS encoding phage terminase large subunit family protein produces MGKIIDIFANAIFIKPRLNLTQWAEKFRILSRESSSNYGRFKAFSYQVEPMNEISNPKRRKIVLLWGSQVGKSETINNAIGYFIHQEPSTILFLLPNDTDAEDYSKRRLAPMFRDCGVLDELINSNDANNTILIKNFKGGNLALVGSNSPSKLASKPIKILLVDEADRCEPTKEGDSIELAEKRTKTFFDRKIIISSTPTVKGSSTIEGEYELSDQRKFYIKCPECGFAQTMKFEFLAWDKDESDAPIFESARYQCCECGALLTEQQKNEAVKGGEWIAGNPRSDVAGFFLNALYSPFYTMEDVVKDWYRSKDNHLKLQTFINTIKCESFEPPAIKIDENEFLNRIESYNDQSLPAEVKFITAGVDIQDNRTEINFIGWGRGLEAYCIEHVQIWGNTDQDKVWADTYKYLCKKFKKEDGRSLVISLALIDSGFNTERVYRLVSLNKNFIATKGLSEQSGKAAFLNKIKIIQKGVKFMPMGTYAGKNELYRLLRINKKGSGYFHFSESYKEEFFKQLTAEKIEKTKDKNGYSKLRWVKTRERNEALDITLLAYAGAKMLNLALKGKR; encoded by the coding sequence ATGGGTAAAATTATAGATATTTTCGCAAATGCGATTTTTATCAAACCGAGGCTAAATTTAACGCAGTGGGCTGAGAAGTTTAGAATTCTAAGCCGTGAGAGTTCAAGCAACTACGGAAGGTTTAAAGCGTTTTCGTATCAAGTTGAGCCGATGAATGAAATTTCAAACCCTAAGCGCCGCAAAATAGTTCTGCTTTGGGGATCGCAAGTAGGGAAAAGCGAAACGATCAATAACGCTATCGGCTATTTTATCCATCAAGAGCCCAGCACCATTTTATTTTTGCTCCCAAACGATACGGACGCCGAGGATTATTCAAAACGCCGTTTAGCTCCGATGTTTCGAGATTGCGGGGTTTTAGACGAGCTCATAAACTCAAACGACGCAAACAATACGATCCTGATCAAAAATTTTAAAGGCGGCAACCTTGCGCTGGTAGGATCAAACAGCCCGAGCAAGCTCGCCAGTAAGCCGATTAAGATTTTGCTAGTGGATGAGGCCGACCGATGCGAGCCTACCAAAGAGGGCGATAGTATTGAGCTAGCCGAAAAACGCACAAAAACATTTTTTGACCGCAAAATCATTATAAGCTCGACGCCGACGGTCAAAGGTAGCTCAACGATAGAGGGCGAATACGAGCTCAGCGATCAGCGCAAATTTTATATCAAATGCCCGGAGTGCGGTTTTGCTCAAACGATGAAGTTTGAGTTTTTAGCATGGGATAAGGACGAGAGCGACGCGCCGATCTTTGAGAGCGCGCGTTATCAGTGCTGCGAATGCGGCGCGCTTTTAACCGAGCAGCAAAAAAACGAGGCGGTAAAGGGCGGCGAGTGGATCGCCGGCAATCCGCGCTCGGACGTCGCAGGATTTTTCCTTAATGCGCTTTATAGCCCTTTTTACACGATGGAGGACGTCGTCAAGGATTGGTATCGTTCAAAAGACAACCACCTTAAGCTTCAAACCTTTATCAATACTATTAAATGCGAGAGCTTCGAGCCACCGGCGATCAAGATTGACGAAAACGAATTTTTAAATAGAATTGAGAGCTATAACGATCAAAGCCTACCGGCTGAGGTTAAATTTATCACGGCCGGCGTGGATATTCAAGACAATCGCACAGAGATAAACTTCATCGGCTGGGGTAGAGGGCTGGAGGCGTATTGTATCGAGCACGTTCAAATTTGGGGCAATACCGACCAGGATAAAGTTTGGGCGGATACATATAAATATCTTTGTAAGAAATTTAAAAAAGAAGACGGCAGGAGTCTTGTTATTTCGCTTGCCCTGATCGATAGCGGCTTTAATACCGAGCGAGTTTATCGCCTGGTTAGTTTAAATAAAAACTTCATTGCCACAAAAGGACTTAGCGAGCAAAGCGGCAAAGCTGCATTTTTAAATAAGATCAAAATCATCCAAAAGGGCGTTAAATTTATGCCCATGGGCACTTATGCGGGCAAAAACGAGCTTTACCGCCTACTTCGCATTAACAAGAAGGGATCAGGGTATTTTCATTTTAGCGAAAGCTACAAAGAGGAGTTTTTTAAACAGCTCACGGCCGAAAAAATAGAAAAAACCAAAGACAAAAACGGGTATTCTAAACTAAGATGGGTAAAAACTCGCGAGCGAAACGAGGCGCTAGACATCACGCTTTTGGCTTACGCGGGCGCAAAAATGCTAAATTTGGCGTTAAAGGGCAAAAGATGA